One window from the genome of Salvia splendens isolate huo1 chromosome 9, SspV2, whole genome shotgun sequence encodes:
- the LOC121746593 gene encoding heptahelical transmembrane protein 2-like codes for MTILPKQFSAACDCYKKRKVVANCDAALINFEELPEYMKDNEFIRNYYRCEWQLKDVALSVFSLHNESLNIWTHLVGFLIFSKMMIMSLNEKTSLGNVMAVFFGSGSDGWLSMITDSYIGKVAGLGSLHTQQEHATSVPIWPWLIFLSGAMICLIFSSVSHLFSCHSRRFHYFFWRLDYTGISLMIVCSFFTPIFYIFADQPYWRFFYISSATLLGAAVIVTLLAPSLSTGRTRSFRATLFLCMGFSGVVPATHAVILHWDQPQIRVSLMYEVVMGLMYGAGALIYITRIPERWKPGAFDIVGHSHQIFHVFVVAAALAHCAASLMIMDWRRSLPP; via the exons ATGACGATTTTGCCGAAACAATTTTCAGCGGCTTGCGACTGTTACAAGAAGAGGAAGGTGGTCGCGAATTGCGATGCAGCATTGATCAATTTCGAGGAGCTGCCCGAGTATATGAAGGATAACGAATTCATCCGGAATTATTACAGATGCGAATGGCAGTTGAAGGATGTTGCTCTCAGCGTTTTCTCTCTGCACAATGAATCCCTCAACATTTGGAC GCATTTAGTCGGATTTTTGATATTCTCAAAGATGATGATAATGAGTTTGAACGAAAAAACGAGCCTCGGAAACGTTATGGCGGTCTTCTTCGGAAGCGGAAGTGATGGATGGTTGTCAATGATAACT GATTCCTACATAGGAAAGGTAGCTGGATTAGGAAGCTTGCATACACAACAAGAGCATGCCACTTCAGTTCCTATATGGCCATGGCTGATTTTCTTGAGTGGAGCAATGATCTGCTTGATTTTCAGCTCAGTTTCCCACCTCTTCAGCTGCCATTCCCGGCGCTTCCACTACTTCTTCTGGCGGCTCGACTACACAGGCATCTCCCTCATGATAGTCTGCTCCTTCTTCACCCCAATCTTCTACATCTTCGCAGACCAACCATACTGGCGCTTCTTCTACATCTCCTCGGCCACCTTACTTGGCGCTGCTGTAATTGTGACCCTGCTCGCCCCCTCCCTCTCGACTGGACGTACCAGGTCTTTCAGGGCAACCCTCTTCCTCTGCATGGGGTTCTCGGGTGTGGTCCCAGCCACCCACGCTGTGATCCTCCACTGGGATCAGCCGCAGATACGTGTGTCCCTCATGTACGAGGTCGTCATGGGGCTCATGTACGGAGCTGGAGCCCTTATCTACATCACTCGGAttcctgagagatggaagcccGGTGCGTTTGATATTGTTGGCCATAGTCATCAGATCTTCCATGTTTTCGTTGTCGCTGCTGCACTTGCTCACTGCGCTGCCAGCCTCATGATCATGGACTGGCGGCGCAGCTTGCCGCCCTGA